In Candidatus Defluviibacterium haderslevense, the following are encoded in one genomic region:
- a CDS encoding redoxin domain-containing protein has product MLRVLEVLKDMKTNEGYSLMEISNQKNVLLVFLRHFGCSFCREAMQEISILDKDLDHESTAIILVHMSSEEIAVNYFRRYKIEHLLRISDLDCTYYKHFGLIKGTFNQLFGFRSWVRGIEASLIKGHGWGHQLGDGFQMPGVFFISKGKILSEFKHKYASDKPDYLSMMNLKQPQ; this is encoded by the coding sequence ATGTTAAGAGTTCTTGAGGTGTTAAAGGATATGAAAACCAATGAGGGGTATTCCTTAATGGAAATATCCAATCAAAAGAATGTATTGTTGGTTTTTTTACGTCACTTTGGTTGTTCTTTTTGTAGAGAAGCCATGCAGGAAATTTCCATTTTGGATAAAGATTTGGATCATGAAAGTACAGCCATCATATTGGTTCATATGTCTTCTGAAGAAATTGCTGTGAATTATTTTAGGCGTTACAAAATTGAACATTTACTAAGAATTTCTGACCTTGATTGTACTTATTATAAGCATTTTGGATTGATAAAGGGAACTTTTAATCAATTGTTTGGATTTCGATCATGGGTACGTGGGATTGAGGCAAGTTTGATCAAGGGACATGGATGGGGGCATCAACTTGGAGATGGCTTCCAAATGCCCGGAGTGTTTTTCATTTCAAAAGGAAAAATATTGAGTGAATTCAAACACAAGTATGCATCCGATAAGCCCGACTATCTCAGCATGATGAATTTAAAACAACCACAATAA
- the tilS gene encoding tRNA lysidine(34) synthetase TilS, with product MNPIISSLIKNQPWLGAQKILVAVSGGIDSMVLCHALLKVGFQFGVAHCNYQLRGEASELDALFVYDWANSNHLQCHTLVCPIDPNDAGNIQEKARQLRYDFFHRLMTEYGYQIVLTGHHNGDRIETFFMHLGRGAGLKGLVNMLDFTYPIFRPLLQMSQEDINEYATQNNIEFRKDSSNEQAKYLRNFIRLEWLPKIKERIPHYELSIQRSIQHLESAQHLIDFYQSNWKKNNVVEIENGIQIKILNSPEDYYLFEYLSELGFHINTIAEIKKHLHDSGKQFTSQHHKKLIIDRQVIYIFHNKSELESESSYVIHENDQSITHPLGQLNIHKIKHDVLNPVYINAPTDRIYVDAASIQFPITLRNWQSGDFIRPFGMKGQSKKLQDVFTNLKIPIHQKHQILVIASGQEVLWIVNRMMSHALQVTDQTDEILVFTWTNI from the coding sequence ATGAACCCGATCATCAGTAGTCTTATTAAAAATCAACCTTGGCTAGGTGCTCAAAAAATACTGGTAGCAGTAAGTGGAGGGATTGACTCTATGGTTCTTTGTCATGCATTGCTGAAGGTAGGATTTCAATTCGGAGTAGCACATTGCAATTATCAGTTGAGAGGTGAAGCATCAGAACTTGATGCCCTATTCGTTTATGATTGGGCCAATTCTAATCATCTTCAATGTCATACATTGGTTTGTCCGATTGATCCCAATGATGCGGGAAATATTCAAGAAAAGGCACGCCAATTAAGATATGATTTTTTTCATCGTTTAATGACTGAATATGGATATCAGATCGTCTTGACGGGGCATCACAATGGCGATCGGATAGAAACTTTTTTCATGCATTTAGGAAGAGGCGCAGGTCTCAAAGGATTGGTCAATATGTTGGATTTCACCTATCCCATATTTAGACCTTTATTACAAATGAGTCAGGAGGACATCAACGAATATGCAACCCAAAACAATATTGAATTCAGAAAAGATAGCAGCAATGAACAAGCGAAATATTTAAGAAATTTCATTAGGCTTGAATGGTTACCTAAAATCAAGGAGCGCATTCCTCATTACGAATTATCTATTCAACGAAGCATACAACATCTTGAATCTGCACAACACTTAATAGATTTCTATCAATCCAATTGGAAAAAAAACAATGTAGTAGAAATTGAAAATGGTATTCAGATTAAAATCCTAAACAGTCCTGAAGATTATTACTTATTTGAATACCTCTCCGAACTTGGATTCCACATTAATACAATTGCCGAAATAAAAAAACACCTGCATGACAGTGGGAAACAATTCACTTCGCAGCACCACAAAAAATTGATCATTGATCGACAGGTTATTTATATCTTTCATAATAAATCAGAACTTGAATCCGAATCAAGTTATGTGATTCACGAAAATGATCAAAGCATTACACATCCACTCGGTCAACTTAATATTCACAAAATAAAGCACGATGTCTTAAATCCGGTTTATATCAATGCACCTACTGACCGTATTTATGTTGATGCTGCTTCAATCCAATTTCCTATAACGCTTAGAAACTGGCAATCAGGAGATTTCATTAGACCCTTCGGCATGAAAGGCCAGTCAAAAAAACTTCAAGATGTGTTTACTAATTTAAAAATTCCGATTCATCAAAAACACCAAATACTTGTGATCGCATCAGGTCAAGAAGTTTTGTGGATTGTAAATAGGATGATGAGTCATGCACTTCAAGTTACGGATCAAACTGATGAAATACTTGTGTTTACTTGGACCAACATTTAA
- the mltG gene encoding endolytic transglycosylase MltG: MTKRKSRFIFISVLVFTIILFLFAYKEGFRNNVSNNKPNYDLYIENESTYQSVFDQLVNQQILIDTVSFKLIAKLLGYADHNIKSGHYLLKPGTNNYKLIAKLRSGNQDPIKVTINNVRDIDRLCGKLDGYLMLDSVALLERFKDTIFLQSIGYTPENILSLFIPNTYEMYWNISIDKFIQRIQTEHDKFWTKDDRKSKALALGLDTKGVYSLASIVEKETIVESERPSIAGVYLNRLKTGMKLQADPTVVFALGLAGIQRVLLEHLQYPSPYNTYLNDGLPPGPIYMPSVNSIDAVLNAEKHDFIFFCAKPGYQGTHCFAATLSQHYENARHYQKWLNTERIR; the protein is encoded by the coding sequence ATGACTAAGAGGAAGTCGCGGTTCATATTTATTAGCGTATTAGTATTTACCATTATTTTATTTCTTTTTGCTTACAAAGAAGGATTTAGAAATAATGTGTCTAATAATAAACCAAACTATGATTTATACATAGAAAATGAATCCACATATCAGTCGGTTTTTGATCAATTGGTTAACCAACAAATACTCATTGATACCGTCTCCTTTAAACTTATTGCTAAACTATTAGGATATGCCGATCACAATATTAAATCCGGCCATTATCTGTTAAAACCCGGAACCAACAATTACAAACTCATTGCTAAATTGCGATCGGGAAATCAGGATCCAATCAAAGTCACCATCAATAATGTTAGAGATATCGATCGTCTATGTGGTAAATTAGACGGCTATCTGATGTTGGACTCGGTCGCTTTATTAGAACGTTTTAAAGACACTATCTTTCTTCAATCCATCGGTTATACACCAGAAAATATATTGAGCCTTTTTATTCCGAATACTTATGAAATGTATTGGAATATTTCTATCGATAAATTCATCCAAAGAATACAAACCGAACATGATAAATTCTGGACTAAGGATGACAGAAAATCTAAAGCTTTGGCTCTGGGATTAGATACTAAAGGAGTCTATAGTTTAGCTTCAATAGTAGAAAAAGAAACCATAGTAGAATCCGAACGACCGAGTATAGCCGGAGTTTATTTAAACCGTTTAAAAACCGGCATGAAACTACAAGCAGATCCTACAGTGGTTTTTGCACTAGGCTTAGCAGGCATTCAACGCGTTCTGTTAGAACATTTACAATATCCTTCGCCCTATAATACTTATCTCAATGATGGATTGCCTCCAGGCCCCATTTACATGCCATCAGTGAATAGTATTGACGCGGTATTGAATGCTGAAAAACATGACTTTATTTTCTTTTGTGCAAAACCTGGCTATCAAGGCACTCATTGTTTTGCAGCAACTTTATCTCAACACTATGAAAATGCGCGGCATTATCAAAAATGGTTGAATACTGAACGGATTAGATAA
- a CDS encoding T9SS type A sorting domain-containing protein, whose protein sequence is MKSIKLILLGLCPVVLSAQNPESFCGTSFGSQSTLIQSRKIPVDQHKEFSQLPTYVPLQVHIVQDDNGSAGYSYLNLMESICTLNEDFEPSGLQFYLENPVNYINKTAWNTHLTYNPGEEMMIQSNVPNMVNCYIVSNPAGNCGYFTYRGDGVALSKGCLGKKSHTWAHELGHYFSLGHTFFGWEGIVYNSSKPTEEYQSQVRTEIENVVRDQCHNQADHFCDTYPDYISNRWSCDGNKKSTLVQIDKNGVSFTSDGTLFMSYASDACMNRFSTEQMADMNNFYSFNRSYLKRNQIEFKAISNIDYSSFKPLDSSTIYYKNPTFTWDPVPGADGYIFQLSRNDIFTAVLKTVYLKTPFYQTDSLVLGKNHYWRIKPLNAFNFCTPFSKYHTVVGSLLSSNQQAEINTTIKLYPSPVQSGQKLYLENKNTDRILSIAIQDLTGKTIMLFNPINTQDHISIDVPQLKAGLYYLIMKSNTGNQSTKFIVTNP, encoded by the coding sequence ATGAAATCAATAAAATTAATCTTATTAGGATTATGTCCTGTTGTATTGTCCGCTCAAAATCCTGAGTCTTTTTGTGGAACAAGTTTTGGAAGTCAATCCACATTGATTCAATCCAGAAAAATACCAGTGGATCAACATAAAGAGTTTTCTCAATTACCCACTTATGTTCCACTTCAGGTTCATATTGTTCAAGACGATAATGGATCTGCAGGATATAGTTATCTTAATCTCATGGAATCCATCTGTACGCTAAATGAAGATTTTGAACCCTCAGGATTACAATTTTATTTAGAAAATCCGGTCAATTATATCAATAAAACAGCCTGGAATACCCACCTCACCTATAACCCGGGTGAAGAAATGATGATCCAAAGCAATGTACCCAATATGGTCAATTGTTATATAGTTTCAAACCCAGCGGGAAATTGTGGTTATTTTACTTATCGTGGCGATGGAGTTGCTTTAAGCAAGGGTTGTCTAGGCAAAAAGTCTCATACATGGGCTCATGAATTAGGGCACTATTTTTCTCTTGGACATACGTTCTTTGGATGGGAAGGTATCGTATATAATAGTAGTAAACCTACTGAGGAATATCAATCCCAGGTTAGGACTGAAATTGAAAATGTTGTGCGCGATCAATGTCATAATCAAGCCGATCATTTCTGTGACACCTATCCAGATTATATCAGTAACCGATGGTCATGTGATGGTAATAAAAAAAGCACTCTGGTTCAAATTGATAAAAATGGCGTTTCTTTTACTTCTGATGGAACCTTGTTTATGTCATATGCCTCTGACGCATGCATGAATAGATTCTCAACTGAACAAATGGCAGACATGAATAATTTCTATTCATTTAATAGAAGTTATCTGAAAAGAAATCAAATAGAGTTCAAAGCCATTTCTAATATTGATTATTCCTCGTTCAAACCATTGGATTCAAGCACTATTTATTACAAAAACCCAACATTCACTTGGGATCCTGTCCCTGGAGCTGATGGATATATATTTCAATTATCCAGAAATGATATTTTCACAGCAGTATTAAAAACGGTGTATCTAAAAACGCCTTTCTATCAAACTGATTCTTTAGTGCTTGGCAAAAATCATTACTGGAGAATTAAACCTTTAAATGCCTTTAATTTCTGTACACCATTTTCGAAATACCATACTGTAGTTGGATCATTACTGAGTTCGAATCAACAAGCAGAAATTAATACCACCATTAAACTTTACCCTAGCCCGGTACAAAGTGGACAAAAACTTTATCTTGAAAACAAAAATACGGATCGTATTCTTTCAATTGCCATTCAAGATCTTACTGGAAAAACCATAATGTTGTTTAATCCTATCAATACACAAGATCACATAAGTATTGATGTTCCCCAATTAAAAGCAGGACTTTATTATTTGATTATGAAATCAAATACTGGAAATCAATCTACAAAATTTATAGTTACCAATCCATAA
- the mdh gene encoding malate dehydrogenase, with protein sequence MNKVTVIGAGNVGATVANVLAHKDFIKEIVLVDIKAEMSQGKALDTWQQAPVDHYSTRLMGTDDYKFTANSDVVVITAGLPRKPGMTRDDLISTNAGIVNSVTASIMKYSENPIIIVVSNPLDVMTYATYKVSGLNASRVIGMAGVLDTARYRAFLAEALDVSPKDIQAILMGGHGDSMVPLPRFTTVSGIPVTELMDAETLNQIIERTKYGGGELVKLMGTSAWYAPGAAAAQMVEAILKDEKRIFPCCVKLNGEYGLKDVFVGVPVKLGRNGIENIYELKLNDQETQLLKQSADEVLSTMHVYDALPKQ encoded by the coding sequence ATGAATAAAGTTACTGTTATAGGTGCCGGAAATGTGGGTGCTACTGTCGCTAATGTATTGGCACATAAAGATTTTATTAAAGAAATAGTTCTTGTAGATATCAAAGCCGAAATGTCCCAAGGAAAGGCTTTAGATACCTGGCAACAAGCACCTGTAGATCATTATTCCACCCGGTTAATGGGTACTGATGATTACAAGTTCACAGCAAATTCTGATGTTGTAGTTATTACTGCCGGACTCCCTAGAAAACCCGGAATGACTCGAGACGATCTTATTAGTACGAACGCAGGTATTGTTAATTCAGTTACCGCTTCGATTATGAAATATTCAGAAAACCCAATCATTATTGTGGTTTCTAATCCTTTAGATGTAATGACTTATGCCACTTATAAAGTGAGTGGATTGAATGCTTCACGTGTGATCGGGATGGCTGGTGTCTTGGATACTGCACGATATCGGGCTTTTTTAGCAGAGGCTTTGGATGTTTCGCCTAAAGATATTCAAGCTATTTTGATGGGTGGACATGGTGATTCCATGGTGCCATTGCCAAGATTCACAACTGTGTCTGGAATTCCGGTTACGGAGCTCATGGATGCCGAAACATTGAACCAAATTATCGAAAGAACCAAATATGGTGGGGGAGAGTTGGTTAAACTTATGGGGACTTCTGCTTGGTATGCTCCGGGAGCTGCTGCAGCTCAAATGGTTGAAGCCATACTAAAGGATGAAAAACGAATTTTTCCATGTTGTGTTAAATTAAATGGCGAATATGGATTAAAAGATGTTTTTGTTGGAGTTCCTGTTAAGTTGGGCCGCAATGGAATAGAGAATATATACGAATTGAAATTAAATGATCAGGAGACGCAATTGCTAAAACAATCTGCTGATGAGGTATTGAGTACCATGCATGTGTACGACGCTTTGCCAAAACAATAA
- the panB gene encoding 3-methyl-2-oxobutanoate hydroxymethyltransferase → MSVQKEIKKITTRTLQDMKMNGEKIAMLTAYDFTMAKILDSAGIDVLLVGDSASNVMAGHETTLPITLDQMIYHAQSVVRAVEKALVVVDLPFGSYQGNSKRALDSAIRIMKESGAHAVKLEGGSEVSDSIRRILKAGIPVMGHLGLTPQSIYKFGSYTVRAKEEEEAEKLKHDAQVLEQCGCFSLVLEKIPAKLATEVTKGLSIPTIGIGAGSGVDGQVLVSHDMLGLNKEFHPRFLRRYLTLAEDIKNAVIQYTVDVKKIDFPNDKEQY, encoded by the coding sequence ATGTCAGTACAAAAGGAAATAAAAAAAATAACCACTCGTACCCTTCAGGATATGAAGATGAATGGCGAGAAGATTGCCATGCTTACAGCCTATGACTTCACTATGGCCAAAATCCTGGATTCAGCCGGTATCGATGTATTGCTGGTAGGTGATTCAGCATCTAATGTGATGGCAGGTCATGAAACGACCCTACCCATTACTTTGGACCAAATGATCTATCATGCCCAATCTGTCGTAAGAGCGGTAGAAAAGGCATTAGTTGTCGTAGATCTGCCTTTCGGTTCGTATCAAGGCAACTCTAAGCGAGCACTGGACTCCGCCATCCGAATCATGAAGGAAAGTGGGGCTCATGCAGTCAAATTAGAAGGGGGTTCAGAAGTTAGCGATTCCATTCGTCGGATTCTGAAAGCTGGAATTCCTGTCATGGGTCATTTAGGCCTGACACCACAATCCATATACAAATTTGGGTCCTACACCGTAAGAGCCAAAGAGGAAGAAGAAGCAGAAAAACTCAAACATGATGCTCAAGTGTTGGAACAATGCGGATGTTTTAGTTTGGTATTAGAAAAAATTCCTGCTAAACTTGCTACAGAAGTCACCAAAGGCCTTAGTATCCCTACTATAGGTATCGGAGCAGGATCTGGTGTGGATGGTCAGGTACTCGTTTCACATGACATGCTTGGACTGAATAAAGAATTTCACCCACGATTCTTACGTCGCTATTTGACCCTCGCCGAAGACATAAAAAACGCTGTTATTCAATACACTGTCGATGTCAAAAAAATAGATTTCCCAAATGACAAAGAACAATATTAA
- a CDS encoding T9SS type A sorting domain-containing protein yields MSKGGFSLLMLFFISHLAYSQTFKGFCGTSMEDQAEIKARMLENRANLGHIFASRSGAPTYVPITYHLVAKDDGTGRLKVTKVFENLCKINEVYKDQNIIFFLKNINFINNTFLYDDPSSAFGESYAKQFNSKNRNAINLFCAKIANGGNTDVLAFYTPGGDYLVTGIERGQLNDGYVLGHEIGHFFSLNHTFYGWEGTTYNCNVPTPKSIFYNNQNILVEYVDRAKLLNGNQICKLAADGFCDTPADYNLGFGFNGCNYNLCAKDPDDVPLDPDEKNIMSYFLNCHQYFSQEQKNAIAQDLLSSKRGFLRIPVYNPLPDVASNPIIVEPTNGTFTNYYDKVLMKWQAVPNATHYVIEYGETVISVNPKYLITTRTDTTLTFSPNKKYAWRVFAYNSNSFCNALATPMTFTSGKFNVATNDLNPDVISAHVYATGINQFNLLVTANHNSEGGFKVFNAEGKLISNQVLNINAGENNLTNTVPNQGVYFYQLILGGYTKSGKIIID; encoded by the coding sequence ATGAGTAAAGGTGGCTTTTCACTATTAATGTTGTTCTTTATCAGTCATTTAGCCTATTCTCAAACATTTAAAGGTTTCTGTGGCACTTCAATGGAAGATCAAGCTGAGATTAAGGCCAGAATGTTAGAAAACAGAGCAAACTTAGGGCATATCTTTGCTTCAAGATCCGGAGCCCCTACCTATGTGCCTATTACCTACCATTTAGTAGCTAAAGATGATGGAACAGGACGTCTTAAGGTTACCAAGGTATTCGAGAATTTATGCAAAATAAATGAAGTTTATAAAGATCAGAATATCATTTTCTTTCTTAAAAACATCAATTTCATAAACAATACTTTTCTATATGATGATCCTTCAAGTGCTTTTGGGGAATCATACGCGAAGCAATTCAACAGCAAAAATAGAAATGCTATAAATCTGTTTTGTGCAAAAATTGCAAATGGTGGAAATACTGATGTTTTAGCTTTTTATACACCAGGTGGCGATTATTTAGTTACTGGAATTGAACGTGGTCAATTAAATGATGGTTATGTTCTGGGTCATGAAATCGGACATTTTTTTAGTTTAAATCATACTTTTTATGGCTGGGAAGGAACCACATATAATTGTAATGTACCTACACCAAAGAGCATTTTTTACAACAATCAAAATATTCTTGTAGAATATGTAGATAGAGCTAAATTGCTTAATGGAAATCAAATATGCAAGTTGGCTGCTGATGGATTTTGTGATACTCCAGCAGATTATAATTTGGGATTCGGATTCAATGGATGCAATTATAATTTATGCGCAAAAGATCCGGATGATGTACCGCTTGATCCTGATGAGAAAAATATCATGAGTTATTTTTTAAATTGTCATCAATACTTTTCACAGGAACAAAAAAATGCTATTGCACAAGATCTTTTGTCATCTAAACGTGGTTTTCTTAGAATACCTGTGTATAATCCATTACCTGATGTAGCATCTAATCCAATTATTGTAGAACCTACGAATGGTACTTTTACGAATTATTATGATAAAGTTTTGATGAAATGGCAAGCAGTTCCTAATGCTACACATTATGTAATTGAATATGGTGAAACCGTCATTTCAGTTAATCCTAAATATTTAATTACTACTCGAACTGATACAACCCTTACATTTTCACCAAATAAAAAATATGCATGGAGGGTGTTTGCATATAATTCCAATAGTTTTTGCAATGCATTAGCTACGCCTATGACTTTTACCTCCGGGAAATTCAATGTAGCTACCAATGACTTGAATCCCGATGTTATTTCAGCACATGTTTATGCAACTGGAATAAATCAATTCAATCTATTGGTTACAGCTAATCATAATAGCGAGGGTGGATTTAAAGTTTTTAATGCAGAAGGAAAATTGATTTCAAATCAAGTACTGAACATTAATGCTGGAGAGAATAATTTAACAAATACAGTCCCTAACCAAGGGGTATATTTTTACCAACTCATACTTGGAGGATATACCAAATCGGGCAAAATCATAATAGACTAA
- the dnaK gene encoding molecular chaperone DnaK produces MGKIIGIDLGTTNSCVSVMEGNEPVVIANDEGRRTTPSIVAFLENGERKVGDPAKRQAITNPTKTVASIKRFMGGRFDESVKEISRMAYKVQKGDNNTCRVDIDGRLYSPQEISAIILQKMKKTAEDFLGHEVTEAVITVPAYFNDSQRQATKEAGEIAGLTVKRIINEPTAAALAYGLDKKKQDMTIVVYDLGGGTFDVSVLELGEGVFEVKSTNGDTHLGGDDFDHVIIDHLAEQFKSQENIDLRKDPMALQRLKEAAEKAKVELSSSSETEINLPYVTSVDGVPKHLVLKLTRAKFEQLADALVQRTLKPCADALKDAGLTKNDIDEIIMVGGSTRIPKIQQVVEEFFGKKPNKGVNPDEVVAIGAAIQGGVLTGEVKDVLLLDVTPLSMGIETMGGVYDVVIEANSTIPTKKSKVYSTAADQQPSVEIHILQGERPMAKDNRTVGRFILDGIPPAPRGVPQIEVSFDMDANGILNVSALDKGTGKRQNVRIEASTGLSKEEIERMKNEAVANADADKKAREKVDKLNEADAMIFQTEKQMKEFGDKIPAEKKAPIEAALTALKAAHQAQDLDAITQHLEALNTSWMAASQDMYNATQGDGAGADASGNANANNSNSESDQVTDVEFEEVKKS; encoded by the coding sequence ATGGGAAAAATAATAGGAATAGACTTAGGAACTACGAATTCTTGCGTTTCAGTAATGGAGGGTAATGAACCGGTAGTAATTGCAAATGATGAAGGGAGAAGAACGACTCCTTCGATTGTGGCTTTCCTGGAAAACGGAGAACGAAAAGTAGGGGATCCTGCTAAACGCCAGGCCATAACCAATCCAACTAAAACGGTAGCCTCGATCAAACGTTTCATGGGAGGTAGATTCGATGAATCAGTTAAGGAGATCAGTCGAATGGCATACAAAGTTCAAAAAGGGGATAACAATACCTGTCGTGTAGACATTGACGGTCGGTTGTATTCTCCACAAGAAATTTCTGCAATCATACTTCAGAAAATGAAGAAGACAGCTGAAGACTTTCTGGGTCATGAGGTGACTGAAGCAGTTATTACTGTTCCAGCCTATTTCAATGATTCACAACGTCAGGCTACTAAAGAAGCCGGTGAGATAGCAGGTCTTACCGTAAAGCGTATCATTAACGAACCTACTGCTGCAGCCTTAGCGTATGGCCTTGACAAGAAGAAGCAAGACATGACGATCGTTGTCTATGATTTAGGCGGAGGTACTTTTGACGTATCGGTACTTGAATTAGGAGAAGGTGTATTTGAAGTTAAATCGACCAATGGTGATACCCACTTAGGAGGTGATGATTTTGACCATGTGATAATAGATCATCTGGCAGAGCAATTCAAATCTCAGGAAAATATAGATCTTCGCAAAGATCCAATGGCATTACAACGACTTAAAGAAGCTGCTGAAAAAGCTAAAGTTGAATTATCTTCTTCTTCGGAAACAGAAATCAACTTACCTTATGTAACTTCAGTAGATGGTGTGCCTAAACACTTGGTATTAAAATTAACCAGAGCTAAATTTGAACAATTGGCAGATGCTTTAGTACAACGCACATTAAAGCCTTGTGCAGATGCATTAAAGGACGCTGGGTTAACTAAAAACGATATTGATGAAATCATCATGGTAGGAGGTTCTACCAGAATTCCAAAAATCCAACAAGTTGTTGAAGAATTCTTTGGAAAAAAGCCAAACAAAGGTGTTAACCCTGATGAAGTAGTTGCCATTGGTGCTGCCATTCAAGGTGGTGTCTTAACCGGAGAAGTTAAAGACGTACTATTACTTGATGTTACACCATTATCCATGGGGATCGAAACCATGGGTGGGGTATATGATGTTGTCATAGAAGCGAATTCAACGATCCCGACTAAAAAGTCAAAAGTATATTCTACTGCCGCAGACCAACAACCATCTGTAGAAATTCATATCCTTCAGGGAGAAAGACCGATGGCCAAGGACAATAGAACAGTAGGAAGATTTATTTTGGATGGTATTCCACCAGCGCCAAGGGGAGTTCCTCAGATCGAAGTTTCTTTTGATATGGATGCCAATGGTATCCTGAACGTTTCAGCACTTGATAAAGGCACAGGAAAGCGTCAGAATGTCAGAATAGAAGCTTCTACCGGACTTTCTAAAGAAGAAATAGAAAGAATGAAAAATGAGGCAGTCGCTAATGCAGATGCTGATAAAAAAGCCAGAGAAAAAGTCGATAAGCTTAATGAAGCAGATGCCATGATCTTTCAAACTGAAAAGCAAATGAAAGAATTCGGTGACAAAATCCCTGCTGAAAAGAAAGCCCCTATAGAAGCTGCGCTTACAGCATTGAAAGCAGCACATCAGGCACAGGATTTAGATGCTATAACCCAACACCTTGAAGCCTTAAACACTTCATGGATGGCAGCATCTCAAGATATGTACAATGCCACTCAAGGCGATGGTGCTGGTGCTGATGCATCTGGAAATGCAAATGCAAATAATTCCAATTCAGAATCTGACCAAGTGACTGATGTAGAATTCGAAGAAGTTAAGAAAAGTTAG
- a CDS encoding DUF4249 family protein, producing the protein MKRIKGLVLLCLLGSLSCSEDFQLTEPWKDIPVVYGFINVRDTAQYVRVERLFVDENIPASQIAKNVDSLYYKNAVVSLVNLTKNRNKDYILTMVDANLEGYMREDGPFATSPNYIYKIRTSDMVLNSGDSILFKLNRSAELPLVTARIVVLNDMSFSTPADDQKVLVFKPSESQQFAWSAKNDAKIFDFIINIYVQEVNVVTSATEIKKIIWSAQKGDFSKKALINNQSFYNILRDRLIVDGNIKRQILKVDLEVKAGGQDLLEFNSIVNANTGITASQEIPRYSNLSEGFGLFASTATLVRTMGISSDTKSYLKTDPATSALNFQ; encoded by the coding sequence ATGAAACGAATAAAAGGCTTGGTTTTACTGTGTTTGTTGGGTAGTTTGTCTTGCTCAGAGGATTTTCAACTTACAGAGCCTTGGAAGGATATTCCGGTTGTATATGGATTTATAAATGTTCGGGATACGGCTCAGTATGTTAGAGTGGAAAGACTATTCGTTGATGAGAACATTCCTGCTAGTCAGATTGCAAAAAATGTAGATTCACTTTATTATAAAAATGCTGTCGTCAGTTTAGTAAATTTGACTAAAAACAGAAATAAAGATTACATTCTGACCATGGTAGATGCTAATTTGGAAGGATATATGAGAGAAGATGGGCCATTCGCGACCAGCCCTAATTACATCTATAAAATTCGAACTTCAGATATGGTTTTAAATAGTGGAGATAGTATTTTATTTAAATTGAATAGAAGTGCCGAACTCCCATTAGTAACAGCAAGAATTGTAGTCCTAAATGATATGAGTTTTTCAACACCGGCAGATGATCAAAAAGTTCTAGTTTTTAAACCATCCGAATCACAACAATTTGCATGGAGCGCAAAAAATGATGCTAAAATTTTTGATTTTATAATCAACATTTATGTCCAGGAAGTTAATGTTGTTACTTCCGCAACAGAAATTAAGAAGATAATCTGGAGTGCACAAAAAGGTGACTTTTCCAAAAAAGCACTTATTAATAATCAGTCATTTTATAATATTTTACGAGATCGATTGATTGTTGATGGAAATATTAAAAGACAGATTTTGAAAGTGGATTTAGAAGTCAAAGCTGGGGGGCAGGATTTATTGGAATTCAATAGTATTGTAAATGCAAATACCGGAATTACTGCTTCACAGGAAATTCCGCGATATTCTAACCTTTCTGAAGGGTTCGGGTTATTTGCAAGTACTGCAACATTAGTTAGAACGATGGGAATCTCCAGTGATACTAAATCTTATTTAAAAACAGATCCAGCCACCAGTGCTTTAAATTTCCAGTAA